In Acinonyx jubatus isolate Ajub_Pintada_27869175 chromosome B3, VMU_Ajub_asm_v1.0, whole genome shotgun sequence, a genomic segment contains:
- the ZBTB25 gene encoding zinc finger and BTB domain-containing protein 25 isoform X2 produces MYTGKGPKQIVDHSRLEEGIRFLHADYLSHIATEMNQVFSPETVQSSNLYGIQISTTQKTAVKPGLEVKEAPSSNSGNRAAAQGDHPQLQLSLAIGLDDGTADQQRARPAAQALEEHQKPPVSIKQERCDPESVISQSHPSPSAEVTGPTFTESGIKIHLCHYCGERFDSRSNLRQHLHTHVSGSLPFGVPASILESNDLGEVHPLNENSEALECRRVSSFIVKENEQQPDHSNQGTTEPLQISQVSLISKDSEPVELNCNFSFSRKRKISCSICGHKFLRKSQLLEHMYIHKGKSSRYNRCQRFSNTVAQRFQPYCDSWSDVPLRSSCLSQEQLDSSCALESELTQESVDTILVE; encoded by the coding sequence ATGTATACGGGGAAAGGGCCAAAACAGATTGTGGATCATAGTCGTCTGGAGGAAGGGATTCGATTTCTTCACGCTGACTACCTTTCTCACATTGCGACTGAAATGAATCAGGTGTTCTCACCAGAGACTGTGCAGTCCTCCAATCTGTATGGCATTCAGATCTCAACAACCCAAAAAACAGCTGTCAAACCGGGGCTGGAGGTCAAAGAAGCTCCTTCCAGTAACAGTGGCAACAGGGCTGCTGCGCAGGGCGACCACCCCCAGCTGCAGCTCTCTCTCGCTATTGGGCTGGATGATGGCACTGCCGATCAGCAGAGGGCCCGTCCTGCTGCCCAGGCCTTGGAGGAACACCAGAAGCCCCCAGTGTCCATCAAGCAGGAGAGATGTGACCCAGAGTCTGTGATCTCCCAGAGCCATCCCTCACCCTCAGCGGAGGTGACAGGCCCCACTTTCACCGAAAGCGGTATCAAAATACACTTATGCCATTACTGTGGGGAACGTTTTGATTCCCGTAGTAACCTAAGACAACATCTCCATACCCACGTGTCCGGATCCCTCCCGTTTGGTGTCCCTGCTTCCATTCTGGAAAGCAACGACCTTGGTGAAGTGCATCCACTTAATGAAAACAGTGAGGCTCTTGAATGCCGCAGGGTCAGCTCCTTCATTGTCAAGGAGAATGAGCAGCAGCCTGACCACTCAAACCAGGGTACCACTGAGCCTCTGCAGATCAGCCAAGTGTCTCTGATCTCCAAAGACTCAGAGCCAGTAGAATTaaactgtaatttttctttttcaaggaaaagaaaaatcagctgTTCCATCTGTGGTCATAAATTTCTCCGAAAAAGCCAACTGCTGgaacacatgtatatacacaaagGTAAATCTTCCAGATACAACCGATGCCAAAGGTTCAGTAATACGGTAGCCCAGAGATTTCAGCCGTACTGTGACAGCTGGTCTGATGTCCCCCTGAGAAGTTCTTGCTTGTCGCAAGAACAGTTAGATTCATCCTGTGCCTTAGAGTCAGAGCTCACACAAGAAAGTGTGGACACTATCCTTGTGGAGTAG
- the ZBTB25 gene encoding zinc finger and BTB domain-containing protein 25 isoform X1 — MDTGSHSLVLLQQLNMQREFGFLCDCTVAIGDVYFKAHRAVLAAFSNYFKMIFIHQTSECIKIQPTDIQPDIFSYLLHIMYTGKGPKQIVDHSRLEEGIRFLHADYLSHIATEMNQVFSPETVQSSNLYGIQISTTQKTAVKPGLEVKEAPSSNSGNRAAAQGDHPQLQLSLAIGLDDGTADQQRARPAAQALEEHQKPPVSIKQERCDPESVISQSHPSPSAEVTGPTFTESGIKIHLCHYCGERFDSRSNLRQHLHTHVSGSLPFGVPASILESNDLGEVHPLNENSEALECRRVSSFIVKENEQQPDHSNQGTTEPLQISQVSLISKDSEPVELNCNFSFSRKRKISCSICGHKFLRKSQLLEHMYIHKGKSSRYNRCQRFSNTVAQRFQPYCDSWSDVPLRSSCLSQEQLDSSCALESELTQESVDTILVE, encoded by the exons ATGGACACAGGTAGCCATAGCCTTGTCCTCCTGCAGCAGCTGAACATGCAGCGAGAATTTGGTTTTCTGTGTGATTGCACAGTTGCTATTGGAGACGTTTACTTCAAAGCCCACAGAGCAGTGCTTGCTGCTTTTTCTAACTATTTCAAGATGATATTTATTCACCAAACAAG tgaATGCATAAAAATACAACCAACTGATATCCAACCTGACATATTCAGCTATTTGCTGCACATTATGTATACGGGGAAAGGGCCAAAACAGATTGTGGATCATAGTCGTCTGGAGGAAGGGATTCGATTTCTTCACGCTGACTACCTTTCTCACATTGCGACTGAAATGAATCAGGTGTTCTCACCAGAGACTGTGCAGTCCTCCAATCTGTATGGCATTCAGATCTCAACAACCCAAAAAACAGCTGTCAAACCGGGGCTGGAGGTCAAAGAAGCTCCTTCCAGTAACAGTGGCAACAGGGCTGCTGCGCAGGGCGACCACCCCCAGCTGCAGCTCTCTCTCGCTATTGGGCTGGATGATGGCACTGCCGATCAGCAGAGGGCCCGTCCTGCTGCCCAGGCCTTGGAGGAACACCAGAAGCCCCCAGTGTCCATCAAGCAGGAGAGATGTGACCCAGAGTCTGTGATCTCCCAGAGCCATCCCTCACCCTCAGCGGAGGTGACAGGCCCCACTTTCACCGAAAGCGGTATCAAAATACACTTATGCCATTACTGTGGGGAACGTTTTGATTCCCGTAGTAACCTAAGACAACATCTCCATACCCACGTGTCCGGATCCCTCCCGTTTGGTGTCCCTGCTTCCATTCTGGAAAGCAACGACCTTGGTGAAGTGCATCCACTTAATGAAAACAGTGAGGCTCTTGAATGCCGCAGGGTCAGCTCCTTCATTGTCAAGGAGAATGAGCAGCAGCCTGACCACTCAAACCAGGGTACCACTGAGCCTCTGCAGATCAGCCAAGTGTCTCTGATCTCCAAAGACTCAGAGCCAGTAGAATTaaactgtaatttttctttttcaaggaaaagaaaaatcagctgTTCCATCTGTGGTCATAAATTTCTCCGAAAAAGCCAACTGCTGgaacacatgtatatacacaaagGTAAATCTTCCAGATACAACCGATGCCAAAGGTTCAGTAATACGGTAGCCCAGAGATTTCAGCCGTACTGTGACAGCTGGTCTGATGTCCCCCTGAGAAGTTCTTGCTTGTCGCAAGAACAGTTAGATTCATCCTGTGCCTTAGAGTCAGAGCTCACACAAGAAAGTGTGGACACTATCCTTGTGGAGTAG